Proteins found in one Venturia canescens isolate UGA chromosome 8, ASM1945775v1, whole genome shotgun sequence genomic segment:
- the SCCRO4 gene encoding DCN1-like protein 5 — translation MNLTSISSNVETAEKEQLNRRQETRYITDQLNSFNLSGNVRYNYTTPWGEDNSAVRGLCNSNVNRFGRINEAREDRSREGVLGLGGGGMPRSKRRAPSSTNHHPHHHHHHHHHHHHHPSTDMTPSTNEDNVPRHPSKRLRHTSSARRHTKSDDVSSASSFSQKRCVAWFREYTIPDDPDTLGPEGMEKFCEDIGVEPENVVMLVLAYRMNARQMGFFTLTEWLKGLSELQCDSVNKVQQKLEYLRNLLNDPHTFKGIYRYAYDFARDKDQRSMDMETARVMLQLLLGKHWPLFSQFAQFLDQSKYKVINKDQWCNILEFSRTINHDLSNYDLDGAWPVMLDEFVEWLKLQRGEGASSTEVRGS, via the exons ATGAACCTAACCTCGATATCGTCGAACGTAGAGACGGCCGAAAAGGAGCAGTTGAATCGTCGTCAAGAAACGCGATACATCACCGATCAGTTAAACTCGTTTAATTTGTCGGGAAACGTTCGTTACAATTACACG accCCTTGGGGGGAGGACAACAGTGCTGTGCGAGGACTTTGCAATTCAAACGTCAACAGATTTGGAAGAATTAACGAAGCAAGAGAAGACAGAAGTCGAGAAGGGGTTTTAGGTTTAGGAGGTGGAGGGATGCCTCGCAGTAAGCGGAGAGCGCCCTCCAGTACGAATCATCATCCccaccatcatcatcaccatcatcatcatcatcatcatcaccccTCTACCGATATGACTCCTAGCACAAACGAGGATAATGTTCCTCGTCATCCTTCGAAAAGGCTCAGACACACCTCCAG TGCGAGGCGCCACACAAAATCGGATGATGTCTCGAGTGCTTCGTCATTTTCGCAAAAGCGATGCGTCGCTTGGTTTCGCGAATACACGATACCTGACGATCCGGACACTCTTGGACCTGagggaatggaaaaattctGCGAGGACATTGGTGTGGAACCGGAAAACGTAGTGATGCTCGTACTCGCTTACAGAATGAACGCCCGTCAGATGGGTTTTTTCACACTTACCGAATGGTTGAAGGGACTCTCCGAGCTGCAGTGTGATTCCGTAAACAAAGTACAACAGAAGCTCGAATACCTAAGAAACCTGTTGAATGATCCGCACACGTTCAAAGGAATCTATCGATACGCTTATGATTTCGCTAGg GACAAAGATCAGCGCAGTATGGATATGGAGACTGCACGAGTAATGTTACAATTACTGTTAGGAAAGCATTGGccattattttctcaatttgcACAATTTCTAGATCAGTCCAAGTATAAAGTTATAAACAAAGATCAATGGTGCAACATATTGGAGTTTTCGCGAACCATCAATCACGATTTATCGAATTACGATTTGGACGGAGCGT GGCCAGTGATGCTCGACGAATTTGTCGAATGGCTGAAACTACAACGAGGAGAAGGGGCTTCTTCGACGGAAGTCCGAGGCAGCTGA